ggagttctttttttttccttttgcagaGTGTACCCGGTTAAAAATTTCTCCACCCATTTCTCCCGCTGAGTAAGAGCGCTGCCACTAACAGTCCCTAAGCCTACCCGTTTTCTTCACGACAGTTTTAGAGCCAGTCGCTTCCAAACCGCATTACCAATCCATCAGATACACGCCTTTACAAATTTCGTTGGGCTGCGGCGGCGGGCAACGCCAAACATTTGTTGACCAAAAATATCTTCTCCTACTTAGCATTGATGGACACGGGCCGTTGAACGGATGGAATAATGTAGGAATGGACCAGTGGAGCGATGGACAAATGGATAAATGGATGGCGGCTTGGGTAGACAGACGGATAAacggatggatggatggatgtgCGTATTAGAGGAACACCAGACGATTGTCATGCTCAGAATATTTCCCGAGCGAAAATTTTCGGGTGTTCGAGTTAGCAACAATTTCCGGCATTTCGTATATAagctgaaaactgaaaatgaaaatgcgcCACAGCCAGTGAGTTCTCAATTCGGTGTAGTTCTTCGTACAGCATCGTATCGGTTCGGTTGCACGTTTTTCAAAAGTAGCGCAAATTacttaaaaataccaaaaaccgaaaaattGGAACAGCcgtcgcagcagcagcagcagccaaatCTGAGAATTTCTACGGGTCGGATTTTGGGATTCTGCGGTATTCGACATTCTCCTTTCGCATTTGGTCAACGCCGCATCTCCTCGTTCCGCATCTGCCAGCCGCGCGAAAAACatgaaattgaaaatcaaTCTGACGTTCCTCTGTGCGACACTCGTCGGCCTCCTGTCCATCATCCTATTGACACAGACCGTTTCAACTGAGGCATTCGGAGGCGGTGCCACCTCGGGGCAAGGAAGTGCAACGGCGTCATGCAAAGAGCTGAGTAAGTGTCGGATGTAAACCCATTACAGATGGCTCATTAAAGTGTTTAAGTACCTGACTGGACAACAGAAAAAACGTCCATTTCAAAGGCCTTATTGTTTgcctatattttaaaaacaaatacaacaaAGTGCAAAGTAATCAACGTACAATTGAATTCAAATGGAACAGAAGGTCTGCAAcagaattttataaattttatccGGATCCAATTTATTTGCAGTCTTTCAACCGTTTTTCTATTCAACCCTATTcagtaattaaataaaaaaaaatttcgaacACAATCTCTCTTAgtaatcaataaaaattatagaacAATAAAACCACAGAAATGgttaaattatatacattttgtTTAAATGTGAGAAAATAAATGTGCAATTTAGTGTCAAAAATTGTGTCTCACTTTCATGTGTTTATTTTGAAAGCATATGTAAAGCAgacttttgaaatttatttcacACATTAATTTTTCCCAGAAAAATTATCTTTTTATTAGCGAAATAATGGCCTTTAAAACACAAAGTAAAAGTCCCATTATTTTGTTATGGAATTAAGACAAAGGTAAATAGTAATTACACCATTCGCCGGCGTgtggaatttttaaaaatgaaatattcaGTAGGTACTTGCCAAGTTTTGTCCGCGTTCTTCTGACCGGctatctgtctgtctgtttgccCAGCGAAATTGTTCTATTTTTTCGCTTATGACTAAAAACGTGCCCCACGAATTATGAAATATTCTGCCTTGTGCCTTGAGGCTCGGCGCCCGATATAAGCAAACCATCAGAGACAAAGGTAATTGCGCTTAATGAGGCCAGCCGTATTTTGGAGCTAGTCCATAGGGCTATTAATAAGATGATGCTGTAGCTGACTTTCCAAAATTTTCAGACAATGTAAACTGCTATGTGGGCCGTAACGAGGGAAACTTCTGCAACAGCAAGGATCAGACAAAAGCGGTGACCCGCTGGTACTTTGACAAAGGCGTCTGTCGACCCTTCACCTACAAGGGATGCAACGGAAACAGGAATCGTTTTTGCTCGCAGGACAGCTGCGAGTCCCGCTGCGCCGATGATTAATCCATTTGTGTTTAGTCTATAAATTTGTATGAGTATATTTAAGTTAAGTAAAGATCAAAAACCCGCCAAAGGACTTTCTAATGTGgtagttttaatatttgaagAGTTGTATCATACTTACATCTTCCATATATACCGAATCtaccatttttatacccttgcagagggtattataattttgtccaaaagtgtgcaacgcagtgaaggagacatctccgaccctataaagtatatatattcttgatcaggatcacctcctgagttgatatgagcatgtccgtctgtccgtctgtccgtctgtctgtttctacgcaaactagactctcagttttaaagctatcgacttgaaactttgcacacacccttctttcctttgcacgcagtatataagtcggaacggcccggatcggccgactatatcctatagctgccatataactgatagatcggaaatggtataactttggtgtttttagagttagagggctaaaaattgacatgagagctatttttggcaaaataatatgacatgccaaatttcatatggatcggccgactatatcttatagctgccatataactgaacgatcggaaatgacccaactttcgtgtttttgaagatagaaagctagaacttggtacacattctatttttggtcagttaatccgacctacaaaatttcattaggatcggccgactatatcctatagctgccatataactgaacgatcggaaatggtatttggtagaaatatcaacttttgtatttttgaagatagaagcttgggactttttttcgattttttattgtaattgattggttttattatgatgtaatcataaggattggccaactatatccgatgtttgcaatatatatccggttttagctgcaagggtatatcaacttcggctccgcccgaagttagctttgctttcttgtttaaaaacaaaaatttggttcttgaaacttttttaaaaattattgtaCACATATAGAGCTCTTTAAAGGTTTCAAAGTCATTCAACTTGAATTTAGTTTCTTAGAGTGTAGCTAGAAAGTATTTAAGTGTTTTTACCTTTGATCAAGAGGATTTTGACTAAATGCCGCCACAAAAATAGAAACTCAAATGTTGTAAGCTGTCAGAGGTGGATCGGCACTTTGCTCACTGTCAGGGCTGtataaaaagccaaaacccgaaaaccaaaaaccgaaaatcgAAGAAAAGAGTGCCCCGAGGGAGAAAAAAGTGGGCGGCAAATGTGCTAACTGTCAGT
The Drosophila bipectinata strain 14024-0381.07 chromosome 3R, DbipHiC1v2, whole genome shotgun sequence DNA segment above includes these coding regions:
- the LOC108130760 gene encoding BPTI/Kunitz domain-containing protein 5 → MKLKINLTFLCATLVGLLSIILLTQTVSTEAFGGGATSGQGSATASCKELNNVNCYVGRNEGNFCNSKDQTKAVTRWYFDKGVCRPFTYKGCNGNRNRFCSQDSCESRCADD